One window of Salmo salar chromosome ssa11, Ssal_v3.1, whole genome shotgun sequence genomic DNA carries:
- the LOC106587768 gene encoding leucine-rich repeat and immunoglobulin-like domain-containing nogo receptor-interacting protein 1-B, whose protein sequence is MTVLGSSRMVSGEAGGHSYLVACWQPILVLMLGTVLSGSTTGCPSRCECNAQERSVVCHRRRLASFPEGIPIETKLLDLSKNRLKSLGPEEFINYPQLEELQLNENNISSMEPGAFSNLVGLRTLGLRNNQLKLIQLGVFTGLSNLTQLDISENRIVILLDYMFQELYNLKALEVGDNDLVFISHRAFHGLSSLEQLTMERCNLTSVPTEALSHLHNLLSLRLRHLTVNAVRDYSFKRLDRLRVLEISYWPYLDTMTSKCLYGLNITSLTITNCNLTAIPYQAIRHLGHLLYLNLSFNPIHTVEGNKLHNLMRLQAFHLVGGRLATIEPYSFRGLNHLRVLNVSSNSLSTLEESVFHSVGNLETLALYDNPLACDCRLLWVFRRRWRLNFNRQQPVCSLPEAVQGKEFKDFPDILPSDSFTCQKSRIQDHKALQRHVDEGTTVHYTCQADGDPAPVIMWLSPKKQFITTKSVGRLSVSPEGTLEVRYAQIQDNGTYLCIASNAAGNDTKPAHLHVHSYSPNWPHQPNKTFAFISNQPSEDGANGTLAQVPFPFDVKTLIIATTMGFISFLGVVLFCLVILFLWSRGKGNVKPNIEIEYVPRKAEAGEGSPTGDAPRKFNMKMM, encoded by the coding sequence GGAAGCAGTAGAATGGTGTCCGGGGAGGCAGGTGGGCACAGCTACCTGGTGGCGTGCTGGCAGCCCATCCTGGTCCTAATGCTGGGCACTGTCCTCTCCGGCTCCACCACCGGCTGCCCGTCCCGCTGTGAGTGTAATGCTCAGGAACGTTCCGTGGTGTGCCATCGACGGAGGCTGGCCTCGTTTCCCGAGGGCATCCCCATCGAGACGAAACTACTGGACCTCAGCAAGAACCGTCTGAAAAGCCTGGGGCCTGAGGAGTTCATCAACTACCCACAGCTGGAGGAGCTGCAGCTCAATGAGAACAATATCTCTTCCATGGAGCCCGGGGCTTTTAGCAACCTTGTCGGCTTGCGGACTCTGGGGCTGCGCAACAACCAGCTTAAGCTAATCCAGTTGGGAGTGTTCACAGGCCTCAGCAACCTCACCCAGCTGGACATTAGCGAGAACAGAATTGTCATCCTGCTGGACTACATGTTCCAGGAGCTATACAATCTGAAGGCTCTGGAAGTCGGCGATAACGACCTGGTGTTCATCTCTCACCGAGCGTTCCACGGCCTCAGCAGCCTGGAACAGCTGACCATGGAGCGCTGCAACCTGACCTCGGTGCCAACCGAGGCCCTGAGCCATCTGCACAACCTGCTGTCACTGCGACTACGCCACCTCACCGTCAACGCTGTCAGGGATTACTCCTTCAAGAGGCTTGACCGCCTGAGGGTGTTAGAGATCTCCTACTGGCCCTACCTGGACACCATGACCTCCAAATGCCTGTACGGCCTCaacatcacctccctgaccatcaCAAACTGTAACCTCACTGCCATCCCTTACCAGGCCATCCGACACCTTGGGCACCTTCTCTATCTCAACTTGTCTTTTAATCCCATTCACACGGTGGAGGGGAACAAGCTGCACAATCTAATGAGGCTCCAGGCCTTCCACTTGGTAGGAGGGAGATTAGCCACAATCGAGCCCTACTCCTTCCGGGGCTTGAACCACCTCCGAGTCCTCAACGTATCCAGCAATAGCCTGAGCACCCTGGAGGAATCTGTCTTTCACTCCGTGGGGAACCTGGAGACCCTGGCACTGTACGATAACCCACTGGCCTGCGACTGCCGGCTGCTCTGGGTCTTccgccgccgctggaggctcaaCTTCAACCGGCAGCAGCCCGTCTGCTCTTTGCCCGAGGCCGTGCAGGGCAAGGAGTTCAAAGACTTCCCCGACATCCTCCCCTCCGATTCCTTCACCTGCCAGAAGTCCAGGATACAAGACCACAAGGCACTGCAGAGGCACGTGGACGAGGGCACAACGGTCCATTACACATGCCAGGCGGACGGTGACCCAGCCCCCGTGATCATGTGGCTGTCCCCCAAGAAGCAGTTCATCACTACCAAGTCTGTGGGGCGTCTCAGCGTGTCCCCCGAGGGCACGCTAGAGGTGCGCTATGCCCAGATCCAGGACAACGGTACCTACCTGTGCATCGCCAGCAATGCAGCAGGGAATGACACCAAGCCTGCCCACCTGCATGttcacagctactcgcccaactGGCCGCACCAGCCCAACAAGACGTTTGCTTTCATCTCCAACCAGCCCAGCGAGGACGGGGCCAACGGGACCCTTGCCCAGGTTCCCTTCCCGTTCGACGTGAAGACTCTGATCATCGCCACCACCATGGGATTTATCTCGTTCCTCGGCGTCGTCCTCTTCTGTCTCGTCATCCTCTTCCTCTGGAGCAGAGGAAAAGGCAACGTCAAGCCAAACATAGAGATTGAGTATGTACCCCGTAAGGCGGAGGCAGGTGAGGGTAGTCCAACCGGCGATGCGCCGCGTAAATTCAACATGAAAATGATGTGA